A genomic region of Clavibacter michiganensis subsp. insidiosus contains the following coding sequences:
- the rsmD gene encoding 16S rRNA (guanine(966)-N(2))-methyltransferase RsmD — MTRIVAGFAGSLVLRVPRTGTRPTSDRVREALFSGLEARDALDGARVLDLYAGSGALGLEAASRGAREVVLVERAVPAAAVCRSNAGIVERAAPRGGEPRIRVAAQSVRAFLAADRGSYDVAFLDPPYEVGDAELAEELAALVPRLVDGAVVMVERSARSAEPAWPAGIALDRRKAYGDTVVWWAVAGSPDDEDLPDGADEPAS, encoded by the coding sequence GTGACCCGCATCGTCGCCGGGTTCGCCGGCTCCCTGGTCCTCCGCGTGCCCCGGACGGGCACGCGCCCCACGAGCGACCGCGTGCGCGAGGCCCTCTTCTCCGGGCTCGAGGCCCGGGACGCGCTCGACGGCGCGCGCGTCCTCGACCTGTACGCCGGATCCGGGGCCCTCGGCCTCGAGGCCGCCAGCCGCGGTGCGCGCGAGGTCGTCCTCGTGGAGCGCGCGGTGCCGGCGGCCGCCGTCTGCCGGTCGAATGCGGGCATCGTCGAGCGCGCGGCGCCGCGGGGTGGCGAGCCGCGGATCCGAGTGGCCGCCCAGAGCGTGCGCGCCTTCCTCGCGGCCGACCGCGGCTCCTACGACGTCGCGTTCCTGGATCCGCCGTACGAGGTCGGCGACGCCGAGCTGGCGGAGGAGCTGGCCGCGCTCGTCCCGCGGCTCGTCGACGGGGCCGTGGTCATGGTGGAGCGCAGCGCGCGCTCGGCCGAGCCGGCGTGGCCCGCGGGGATCGCGCTCGACCGCAGGAAGGCGTACGGCGACACCGTCGTGTGGTGGGCGGTCGCCGGATCGCCCGACGACGAGGACCTGCCGGACGGCGCGGACGAGCCCGCGTCCTAG